In Aedes albopictus strain Foshan chromosome 3, AalbF5, whole genome shotgun sequence, the following are encoded in one genomic region:
- the LOC134291797 gene encoding unconventional myosin IC-like, whose protein sequence is MDVQFDFRGAPEGGNILNYLLEKSRVVHQSMGERNFHIFYQLLAGAEDGLLQELHLKRKLDTYYYLTDGDSSNGSSIRDADNFRQVQTAMSVIEIPADEQKLILEIVASVLHMGNVGFTEEEGKAKILKPESVTAIAKVSI, encoded by the exons ATGGACGTGCAGTTTGATTTCCGGGGTGCACCGGAGGGGGGAAATATTTTGAACTACTTGCTGGAGAAGAGCAGGGTGGTGCACCAGAGCATGGGGGAGAGGAACTTTCACATTTTCTATCAGTTGCTTGCTGGGGCTGAGGATGGATTGCTGCAGGAGTTGCATTTGAAGCGGAAGCTAGATACGTATTACTATCTGACGGATGGG GACAGCAGCAACGGTTCGTCTATCAGAGATGCGGACAACTTCCGACAGGTGCAGACGGCTATGTCGGTGATCGAGATTCCAGCGGACGAGCAGAAACTGATCCTGGAGATTGTGGCTAGTGTGCTGCACATGGGCAATGTAGGATTCACCGAGGAGGAAGGAAAGGCCAAAATCCTGAAGCCGGAGTCAGTAACAGCGATTGCGAAGGTGAGTATATAA